From Hermetia illucens chromosome 6, iHerIll2.2.curated.20191125, whole genome shotgun sequence, one genomic window encodes:
- the LOC119659033 gene encoding uncharacterized protein LOC119659033, which yields MIQKLKRLWVHTTCRRRKRCTTSTCCCCNLEKKNHYIWIKDMSRLIREQQTSHCSKIFICNKCLQHFYSTEKLKSHENDCSKIVTKMVSPEKSTVEYRHFERQIDVPFVVYAEFECLFQDIQSCQPDPASA from the exons ATGATTCAGAAATTAAAAAGATTGTGGGTCCATACCACCTGTCGAAGGAGGAAAAGGTGCACCACATCAACTTGCTGCTGCtgcaatttggagaaaaaaaaccaCTACATTTGGATTAAAGATATGTCAAG ATTAATACGAGAGCAACAAACATCACACTgctcaaaaatatttatatgcAACAAATGCCTTCAGCATTTTTATTCAACGGAAAAGCTGAAGAGTCATGAAAACGATTGCAGCAAAATTGTAACAAAAATGGTGTCCCCGGAGAAATCAACGGTTGAGTATAGACATTTCGAGAGACAAATAGATGTACCTTTTGTAGTCTATGCGGAATTCGAATGTCTATTTCAAGATATTCAAAGTTGTCAGCCAGATCCAGCATCAGCGTGA